The Leptospira koniambonensis genome window below encodes:
- a CDS encoding Ig-like domain-containing protein, which translates to MVTGLGERDRIFIKRTVVITCLAVPLLFFGCKDSEKGGGMLDSFLSSIGIPIDDGGSIPGASNNINYTETDTPATLPVDFGTAGPQVLLNLASLTQVDRYKSLEIVFSEPMVSSTVKADFVFTENNGTLLPGPPTEKGGTFYWKSGGRLVFDPYRELKANTTYKLTLTSASKGLEGGDLQPYTVSFITEPDYYITMSLNGTGVGPANSQKDLTYLDATPGTISMNLNASFSNPSNPNQIQSIKLKHMGSTAEHVICAASPCDMTAPLASSLNLNTFSGAKAGLKPYQGGNAYEFQISTADGKTFRRSFGFNYGKVNSTPYALISNASAAVFDEAQTLKLFSNILQRFAHADFKITNKTFNDFSGSPKTTDVTPLRDPDGNGNFSDRRCIDFWSITANDFPISVNYVKTYGDMPGQFGNGYCGIAGNTGAFNITASFAGNLPMWLDVYINNVVVPPLAPDNTTNITDSIYVQADGVMGIDLNGKRSVIDITTIGYSHDCTVLACLLGNDDTYAFSTSATLNPNSPYTSRLARAKANASFDSSGKIAVAIKTPYTPTDGINGNFYVSEWTNNLSVAGVNLLAATDTLGSWLSPITESVANNAVPQATPYITQSMLRDIVERVSVEAMNAVLVSLNNPGLDVTLPDYLPAPLNNFPLSLRLMAQNDAIVKSDGTNKGILTSASVSLVAKTPLVNTDPNYHGHQLATGFVSTRPIPTGTAMAKTYPFSRSNANPGLLLTLNADTVTQAAYSLWQNGALNLRINKQFINQIKQYAGSDPLFELTQELVKVGTLLNILSPGRPLVGLKPSDPTKFVPNVSATDDVDIDVYAIHAPNGEFKFGGASALPTLVVNFTDLELRIYGRRLPGTDVGSGSSVPCSVAAADSAANSCRYLLNTVRVSIKGDGSFNFIPFVNPDPTGKPQYNNLNALSLVIRKDEASMSYTMDILEGPTFNPFGLDPKGIFQVVDPLIRSLIVPLVNNVLRQVPLPSSLALDAITNVSSGNKCSLQSTTDKLRLVTIPIPNSEAYPYLFGGLQFQGAFASNPGNAITCP; encoded by the coding sequence ATGGTTACCGGATTGGGTGAAAGAGATAGAATTTTTATTAAACGGACGGTTGTTATAACCTGTCTGGCAGTGCCCCTTTTATTTTTCGGATGTAAAGATTCTGAAAAGGGGGGAGGCATGCTCGATTCATTCCTTAGTTCCATTGGAATTCCTATTGATGATGGAGGCTCAATCCCCGGGGCTTCCAATAATATTAATTATACTGAAACAGATACTCCTGCCACTTTACCTGTTGATTTCGGGACCGCTGGGCCTCAGGTCCTTCTCAATTTAGCTAGTCTCACTCAGGTGGATCGTTATAAAAGTTTAGAGATCGTCTTCTCCGAACCGATGGTTTCAAGCACAGTTAAGGCCGACTTCGTATTTACTGAAAATAATGGGACCCTTCTTCCTGGGCCTCCTACTGAAAAAGGAGGAACTTTCTACTGGAAGTCGGGGGGAAGATTAGTATTCGATCCTTATCGTGAATTAAAGGCAAATACTACTTACAAGCTAACCTTGACTTCTGCTTCCAAAGGATTAGAAGGAGGGGATCTTCAGCCTTATACTGTCAGCTTCATTACGGAGCCGGATTACTATATTACAATGTCCTTAAATGGCACAGGAGTGGGTCCGGCGAATTCTCAAAAAGATCTGACTTACTTAGATGCAACTCCAGGTACAATCTCCATGAACCTGAATGCAAGTTTTTCCAATCCTAGTAATCCAAACCAAATCCAAAGTATTAAATTAAAACATATGGGTTCCACTGCGGAACACGTGATTTGTGCAGCTTCTCCTTGTGATATGACTGCACCTTTGGCTTCTTCCCTAAATTTGAATACTTTTTCAGGAGCAAAAGCTGGGTTGAAACCATACCAAGGAGGGAACGCTTATGAATTCCAGATCTCTACTGCTGATGGGAAAACATTCCGTAGGTCTTTTGGATTTAATTATGGAAAAGTAAATTCTACTCCATATGCTTTAATATCTAATGCCTCTGCCGCGGTTTTTGATGAAGCTCAGACTTTAAAATTATTTTCTAATATTCTCCAAAGGTTTGCTCATGCGGATTTTAAGATCACGAATAAAACGTTTAACGATTTTTCCGGATCTCCTAAAACTACAGACGTTACTCCTCTTAGAGATCCGGACGGCAATGGGAACTTTTCGGACAGAAGATGTATAGATTTCTGGTCTATTACGGCTAATGATTTTCCGATCAGCGTAAATTACGTGAAAACCTACGGGGATATGCCGGGTCAATTCGGGAATGGATATTGCGGGATAGCCGGAAATACTGGCGCATTCAATATTACCGCGAGTTTTGCAGGAAATCTTCCTATGTGGTTGGATGTTTATATCAATAACGTGGTAGTTCCTCCATTAGCTCCAGACAATACCACCAATATCACTGATTCGATTTACGTTCAGGCTGACGGAGTGATGGGGATAGATCTGAATGGAAAAAGATCTGTGATAGATATCACTACTATAGGGTATTCTCATGATTGTACAGTCCTTGCTTGCCTGCTTGGGAACGACGATACTTATGCATTCTCTACCTCGGCGACATTGAACCCGAACTCACCATATACTTCTCGTTTGGCGAGAGCTAAGGCAAACGCAAGCTTTGATTCGAGCGGGAAAATTGCAGTAGCGATCAAAACTCCTTATACACCTACGGATGGAATTAACGGTAACTTTTATGTTTCAGAGTGGACTAATAATCTAAGTGTAGCAGGCGTAAATTTACTCGCTGCCACAGATACATTAGGTTCTTGGCTTTCTCCAATTACAGAAAGTGTAGCGAATAATGCAGTTCCACAGGCGACACCTTATATCACTCAGTCAATGCTTCGAGATATTGTGGAAAGAGTATCTGTGGAAGCAATGAATGCAGTATTAGTCTCATTGAATAATCCAGGTTTGGATGTTACTTTACCGGATTATTTACCTGCACCTTTGAATAATTTTCCTCTGTCTTTGAGGTTGATGGCCCAAAATGATGCGATCGTAAAATCGGACGGAACTAATAAAGGAATACTAACTTCTGCAAGTGTATCTTTAGTTGCTAAAACTCCTCTTGTAAATACGGATCCGAATTATCATGGGCACCAATTGGCTACTGGTTTTGTAAGCACTCGTCCTATTCCGACTGGAACTGCTATGGCGAAAACATATCCATTCTCCAGAAGTAATGCCAATCCAGGATTACTTTTAACATTGAATGCTGATACTGTGACCCAAGCAGCTTATAGTCTCTGGCAAAATGGTGCCTTAAATTTAAGGATCAATAAACAATTTATAAATCAGATCAAACAGTATGCTGGTTCTGATCCTCTTTTCGAATTAACCCAAGAGTTGGTAAAAGTTGGGACCTTACTAAATATATTATCTCCAGGTAGACCCTTAGTAGGTTTAAAACCAAGTGATCCGACTAAGTTTGTTCCGAACGTAAGCGCTACTGATGATGTAGATATTGATGTTTATGCTATACATGCTCCAAATGGTGAATTCAAATTTGGAGGAGCGAGTGCGCTTCCTACTCTGGTAGTGAACTTTACTGATTTAGAATTAAGGATATATGGCAGAAGACTTCCTGGAACAGATGTTGGTAGCGGAAGTTCTGTGCCTTGTAGTGTAGCCGCAGCGGATAGTGCTGCAAACAGTTGCCGTTATCTTTTGAATACTGTAAGAGTTAGTATAAAAGGGGACGGGTCCTTCAATTTTATTCCTTTCGTGAATCCGGATCCTACTGGAAAACCTCAATATAATAATTTGAATGCGCTAAGTCTTGTGATCCGAAAAGACGAAGCTAGTATGTCTTACACAATGGACATTCTGGAAGGGCCTACATTCAATCCTTTTGGTTTGGACCCTAAGGGAATTTTCCAAGTGGTAGATCCTTTGATCCGCTCTCTGATTGTTCCTTTAGTGAATAACGTATTAAGACAGGTGCCTTTGCCTAGTTCTTTGGCCTTGGATGCGATCACGAATGTTAGTTCTGGGAATAAATGTAGTCTTCAATCTACTACGGATAAATTAAGATTAGTTACTATCCCAATCCCGAATTCGGAAGCGTATCCTTATCTATTCGGTGGGCTTCAGTTCCAAGGAGCATTCGCTTCCAATCCTGGAAATGCGATCACTTGCCCTTAG
- a CDS encoding FecR family protein, whose amino-acid sequence MKLRVWMILSLMLSIGSLVLISQENKEKDARVSFLIGKVQLQKGGKGSWNILKQGDLVSEGDIVSTGNASKTTLLYKGSEFKILPNTKLKISSLYNESKDGKLEVQSGFAWFQLVNLKGKKFEVSTPTTTAGVRGTAFSAFHDHKTKDSSFCTCEGKVLMNGTGDPKDGTMQEKGNGGYYPGGGEEPKRSSYDGIIVKFKSLPPFKDLMKKNISLKNCLSCHTPQGWTPEDSVPSDETYGGGKM is encoded by the coding sequence ATGAAATTAAGAGTGTGGATGATCTTAAGCTTAATGCTTTCCATCGGTTCCTTGGTTTTAATAAGCCAAGAGAATAAAGAGAAGGATGCGAGAGTCTCCTTCCTGATAGGAAAAGTACAGTTACAAAAAGGCGGCAAGGGAAGTTGGAACATTTTAAAACAGGGCGACCTAGTTTCAGAGGGAGATATAGTTTCTACAGGAAACGCTTCCAAAACCACCCTTCTCTATAAGGGATCTGAGTTTAAGATCCTGCCGAATACAAAACTGAAAATTTCCAGCCTGTATAATGAATCCAAAGACGGTAAATTAGAAGTGCAAAGCGGATTTGCTTGGTTCCAACTTGTGAACCTAAAAGGAAAAAAATTCGAAGTCAGCACTCCTACTACTACTGCTGGCGTAAGAGGAACTGCTTTCTCCGCATTTCATGACCATAAGACCAAAGATTCTTCCTTCTGTACTTGTGAAGGTAAGGTTTTGATGAATGGAACAGGAGATCCGAAAGACGGAACTATGCAGGAAAAAGGAAATGGTGGCTATTATCCTGGCGGCGGAGAAGAGCCTAAAAGAAGTTCTTATGATGGGATTATCGTAAAATTCAAATCTCTTCCTCCATTTAAGGATTTAATGAAAAAGAATATTTCCTTAAAGAACTGTCTATCTTGCCATACACCTCAAGGCTGGACTCCAGAAGATTCCGTTCCAAGCGATGAGACATACGGCGGCGGAAAGATGTAA
- a CDS encoding sensor histidine kinase has product MNSLLVAHNSKAPFWKVFLATQVTTHCVCSIVEFSVEFLNRMNKGAFFTGAFLVVASAIASVLGVASGGIIHVILLAGEGVERPHGGSYNILLSSLILALFISFLEKSMQILIERRKKMESELKDIQYRTFQNRMDPHYLFNTLNTIHSLLVTDPQKADNALILLSETYRFLSDRIFEKTIPFSEEWDFTVNYLELQRIRFSDSLTIKIKKVGDFSRLRIPPLTLQPLVENSFKHGLENRSEAGILEISATESFGRIKIEIKNNGNEKQEHHLLPEYKKSEFSRTLNNIKSRLEYNFGEAELKLEKDKFGITTLRLEFASR; this is encoded by the coding sequence ATGAATTCGTTGTTAGTCGCTCATAATTCCAAGGCTCCTTTTTGGAAGGTGTTCTTGGCCACTCAGGTGACTACACATTGTGTATGTTCTATAGTCGAGTTTTCTGTAGAATTCCTAAACCGAATGAACAAAGGGGCATTTTTTACCGGTGCTTTTCTGGTAGTAGCTTCTGCGATTGCGTCTGTCTTGGGAGTCGCGTCAGGCGGGATCATCCATGTAATATTATTAGCGGGAGAAGGAGTCGAAAGGCCCCACGGAGGATCTTATAATATTCTTCTAAGCAGCTTAATACTGGCATTATTCATTTCATTTTTAGAAAAATCCATGCAGATCCTGATTGAAAGAAGGAAGAAGATGGAAAGTGAGCTGAAAGATATCCAATACCGGACCTTTCAGAACAGGATGGACCCTCATTATCTGTTTAATACTTTGAATACAATACATTCTTTGCTCGTAACAGACCCTCAAAAAGCAGATAACGCTTTAATTTTACTCTCCGAAACGTATCGATTTTTGTCAGACCGTATTTTCGAAAAAACTATACCGTTTTCGGAAGAATGGGATTTCACGGTAAACTATCTGGAATTACAAAGGATACGATTTTCGGATTCTTTAACGATCAAGATCAAAAAAGTGGGGGATTTTTCCAGGTTGAGGATACCTCCTCTCACATTACAACCATTAGTCGAAAATAGTTTCAAACATGGATTAGAAAATCGTTCCGAGGCAGGGATATTAGAGATCAGTGCAACCGAAAGTTTCGGAAGAATAAAAATAGAGATCAAAAATAATGGGAACGAAAAACAGGAACATCATTTGTTACCTGAATATAAGAAGTCCGAATTTTCTCGCACCTTAAACAATATAAAATCCAGGTTAGAGTATAATTTTGGCGAAGCGGAACTCAAATTAGAAAAAGATAAATTCGGAATCACCACATTACGATTGGAATTTGCATCAAGATGA
- a CDS encoding LytR/AlgR family response regulator transcription factor has product MNSVLYKVLVIEDEVPARDLLRKFLEYWPQFEVGGIARTGSQAIDLLKKEKFDLMFLDINLPEKTGLQVLEEIGESLPVLVFTTAYREHTLKAFEVGACDYLLKPYTKERFSACMERALHHLQLKSISNSRASGEPDPVFVFRDGGLIHRVLYADLYYLTANGKRSVLHTKDGDYETAKLLGDLEKELPKTDFLRIHRKHMVNRNLVSAAKSQAGGAYTIYLKDEDETNLPVGREFVDGVKGLFGK; this is encoded by the coding sequence ATGAATAGCGTGCTATATAAAGTTTTAGTCATAGAAGACGAGGTTCCTGCTCGGGACCTTCTCCGCAAATTTTTGGAATATTGGCCTCAGTTCGAAGTGGGCGGGATCGCAAGAACAGGCTCTCAGGCAATCGATCTTCTTAAAAAAGAAAAATTCGATCTGATGTTTTTGGACATCAATCTTCCCGAAAAAACTGGCTTACAGGTCTTGGAAGAAATAGGAGAGAGTCTTCCTGTATTAGTATTTACCACAGCTTATAGGGAGCACACTCTTAAAGCATTCGAAGTTGGGGCCTGCGATTATCTTTTGAAGCCTTATACAAAGGAAAGATTTTCTGCATGTATGGAAAGGGCACTTCATCATCTGCAATTAAAATCAATTTCCAATTCCAGAGCAAGCGGTGAACCGGATCCAGTATTCGTTTTTCGTGATGGAGGTTTGATCCATAGGGTTTTATATGCGGATCTATATTATCTCACTGCAAATGGAAAACGTTCCGTTCTTCATACCAAGGACGGAGATTATGAAACTGCCAAGCTGCTTGGCGATTTAGAAAAAGAATTACCTAAGACTGATTTTTTGCGGATCCACAGAAAACATATGGTGAATCGTAATCTTGTTTCCGCCGCAAAATCCCAAGCGGGCGGCGCTTATACAATTTATCTGAAAGACGAGGACGAGACAAACCTTCCAGTTGGAAGAGAATTCGTGGATGGAGTAAAGGGTTTATTCGGTAAGTGA
- a CDS encoding SDR family oxidoreductase — MDKKIAIVTGASRGIGEEVSKQLSKSGIHIICASRKKEDSEKTASSIRNNGGSAEAFALDVSDPNSIQTFLKEVLAKYPKIDILVNNAGIYLDNGSIENTSLEMLQGTLDTNLIGPFLISQKILGVMKKNGYGRIVNVSSGMGQLYDMSSGYAAYRISKTALNALTRILHAESSDKDIKVNSVCPGWVRTDMGGKSATRSIEHGAETIVWAAQLEKSGPSGIFLRDKKEIPW, encoded by the coding sequence ATGGACAAAAAAATTGCAATCGTAACCGGCGCAAGCCGAGGTATAGGCGAAGAAGTTTCCAAACAACTTTCCAAATCAGGGATCCACATTATCTGCGCTTCCCGCAAAAAAGAAGATTCCGAAAAAACTGCTTCTTCCATTCGAAATAACGGAGGCTCCGCAGAAGCTTTTGCCTTAGATGTTTCCGATCCAAACTCTATCCAAACTTTCTTAAAAGAAGTCTTAGCAAAATATCCGAAGATCGACATACTTGTGAATAACGCAGGAATTTATCTGGATAACGGATCTATCGAAAATACTAGTTTAGAAATGTTACAAGGAACCTTGGATACAAATCTGATAGGACCTTTTCTTATTTCTCAAAAGATCTTAGGCGTAATGAAAAAGAACGGTTATGGTAGGATCGTAAATGTCAGCTCAGGTATGGGACAACTTTATGATATGAGTTCTGGTTATGCGGCATATCGTATTTCCAAAACTGCTTTAAATGCGCTTACTCGTATCCTTCATGCAGAATCTTCCGACAAAGATATTAAAGTAAATTCAGTTTGTCCAGGTTGGGTAAGAACGGATATGGGTGGTAAGTCTGCAACTCGCTCCATAGAACATGGTGCTGAGACAATTGTTTGGGCAGCTCAACTGGAGAAGAGTGGTCCGAGCGGGATTTTTCTGAGGGATAAGAAAGAGATTCCTTGGTAG
- the corA gene encoding magnesium/cobalt transporter CorA: MIRFLSFPTPKEKNSVSKAVPRKTDSAFLKNFSLKKTLNKEKVWIDVENPSPEDLIFLSKNCGFHDLAIEDCVNRNQRPKFEDYEDHAFIVLHSFRSEGEQSFSATETHVFFNRKFIVSVHEHKEPLIDSLWHRTMTEQNFASKGTDHVLYLLFDLLVDSNFPILDQISEQITDLENQILISEIQPDFITDILYVKRNLVRMRRVLSPQREVLNLIMRHEDKFLSEKVRFYFRDVYDHLSRLVETIDMDRDLIGNSMDAYFSILSQKTNDIIKRLTLVSMIFMPLTFLTGFFGMNFADLPYGNKLILSASLATMLAIPGSMILYFKYKNWFKD; encoded by the coding sequence ATGATACGATTTCTGTCCTTCCCCACTCCCAAAGAAAAAAATTCTGTTTCTAAAGCAGTGCCTCGGAAAACAGATTCTGCGTTTCTGAAAAATTTCTCCTTAAAGAAAACTCTGAACAAAGAAAAGGTTTGGATTGATGTAGAAAATCCAAGCCCGGAAGATCTAATCTTTTTATCCAAAAACTGCGGCTTCCATGATCTAGCGATTGAAGATTGTGTGAACAGAAACCAAAGACCTAAGTTCGAAGATTATGAAGATCACGCATTTATTGTTCTTCATAGTTTCAGATCAGAAGGAGAACAGTCTTTTTCTGCGACTGAAACACATGTATTTTTCAATCGTAAGTTTATTGTTTCTGTTCATGAACATAAGGAACCTTTGATAGATTCCCTTTGGCATCGAACTATGACCGAACAGAATTTTGCTTCTAAAGGAACGGATCATGTTCTGTATCTTTTATTCGATCTTTTGGTAGATTCTAATTTTCCGATCTTAGACCAAATTTCAGAACAGATCACAGATCTGGAAAATCAGATCCTGATCAGCGAAATACAGCCCGACTTTATTACGGATATCTTATATGTGAAAAGAAATTTGGTTCGGATGAGAAGGGTTCTTTCTCCTCAGAGGGAAGTTCTTAATCTGATCATGAGACATGAGGACAAATTTCTCTCTGAAAAGGTGCGTTTCTATTTCAGGGACGTATACGATCATTTAAGCAGGCTCGTAGAAACTATAGATATGGACCGGGACCTGATCGGAAACTCAATGGATGCTTATTTTTCCATTCTTTCCCAGAAAACAAACGATATTATCAAACGATTAACATTGGTTTCGATGATTTTTATGCCACTCACCTTCTTAACTGGATTTTTCGGTATGAATTTTGCAGACCTCCCTTATGGAAATAAGCTCATCCTAAGCGCTTCCCTTGCTACGATGCTTGCTATTCCAGGAAGTATGATTTTATATTTTAAATATAAAAATTGGTTCAAAGATTAG
- a CDS encoding TetR/AcrR family transcriptional regulator, protein MAKDTRDLILRTSLKLFSEQGYHGSTMRQIAQRAGLSLGLAYRYFESKESILEGIIESHDTILKKYLPEKLNTTENRAELIQFLGGQIIKLVKENEEYLRLYWSLMLQPKIHRLKKRNIHLVNLIFYENSKKIILALKPNYTEFEVKNLTSAIIGYMINHLTNKREFTLEDFRAYIVYALENT, encoded by the coding sequence ATGGCCAAAGATACAAGAGACCTAATCTTAAGAACTTCCCTCAAATTATTTTCAGAACAAGGGTATCACGGCTCTACCATGAGGCAAATCGCCCAGAGAGCCGGTCTATCTTTAGGTCTCGCCTATCGTTATTTTGAATCCAAGGAATCTATTTTAGAAGGGATCATCGAATCCCATGATACGATCCTAAAAAAATATCTTCCGGAAAAATTGAATACTACGGAGAATAGAGCGGAGCTTATCCAATTCTTAGGTGGACAGATCATTAAATTGGTAAAGGAGAATGAAGAATATCTCCGTTTGTATTGGAGTCTCATGCTCCAACCTAAGATCCATAGATTAAAAAAACGGAATATTCATTTAGTAAATTTGATCTTTTATGAAAACTCCAAAAAGATCATCTTAGCTTTAAAACCGAATTATACTGAGTTCGAAGTAAAAAATCTTACTTCCGCGATCATAGGCTATATGATCAATCATTTGACCAATAAGAGAGAATTCACTCTGGAAGATTTTCGAGCGTATATAGTTTACGCATTGGAGAATACCTAA
- a CDS encoding aldolase/citrate lyase family protein has protein sequence MKEQIDRKIIELRRHLISLKQSYPIVGLKGGTETEDMDSDEIRALHIVAKDLVPVTVKIGGPEARTDIRMLVKEEIEGISAPMIESSYALKNFISTLKSMLSPVTFSKVTKAMNLETITGYKNLLEIADSSAFEDLDQVTAARSDLSASMGMIPDDKEVMKVTRTIIAISKDRGKKTSVGGTITKQNFRKIAEEIRPDKINSRHVCVDAMKSLEKFPEEVAEVMLQFEIELYDLFSLLKPEKAYGYKNRMETNRERIGSRKVLYSIR, from the coding sequence GTGAAAGAGCAGATAGACCGCAAAATTATCGAACTTCGCCGCCACCTGATTTCTCTGAAACAGAGTTATCCTATCGTAGGATTAAAAGGAGGCACGGAAACGGAAGATATGGATTCGGACGAGATCCGAGCACTCCATATCGTGGCTAAAGATTTGGTTCCGGTCACGGTCAAGATCGGTGGGCCGGAAGCCAGAACCGATATCCGTATGCTTGTAAAAGAAGAGATCGAAGGGATTTCAGCACCTATGATCGAATCTTCTTATGCTCTCAAAAATTTTATTTCTACTCTTAAAAGTATGCTAAGTCCTGTGACTTTTTCTAAGGTTACTAAGGCGATGAACCTGGAAACAATCACAGGTTATAAAAATCTGTTGGAGATCGCTGACTCCAGTGCTTTCGAAGATCTGGACCAGGTGACTGCTGCAAGATCTGATCTTTCTGCTTCTATGGGAATGATCCCAGATGATAAAGAAGTGATGAAAGTTACTCGCACTATCATTGCAATCTCCAAAGACAGAGGTAAAAAAACTTCTGTTGGCGGAACGATCACAAAACAAAATTTCAGAAAGATAGCCGAAGAGATCCGTCCTGATAAGATCAATTCCAGACATGTTTGTGTGGATGCTATGAAATCTCTGGAAAAATTTCCTGAAGAAGTAGCAGAAGTAATGCTTCAATTCGAGATCGAATTGTATGATCTATTTTCTCTTTTAAAACCTGAGAAAGCCTACGGCTATAAGAATAGAATGGAAACCAATCGGGAAAGGATCGGATCCAGAAAGGTTCTCTATTCCATTCGGTAA
- the lepB gene encoding signal peptidase I: protein MSQPKGSTFLKKLPTWVQEIFGEESVDSSLSFFFIVLLVLAFKSSVLDANNIPSGSMLPTLKIGDFLFVNKMRYSLRLPFTDIELKRYDDPKRGDIVTFIPPDGAVSPEEKEGWFPKRFVKRVIGLPGDRIRIVKVLHERDGFPTVYGKIEYMERGKTDFSAYDFKDTEKGNLFDDLDDDAAVQYYLFKEKKPDFEHYVIEGNVRPYNHEFKDADCFQVTGCVIPDDHYMMMGDNRTNSSDSRFWGFVPRDNILGKAALIYFSINWKDHVCAYKSAEDLGQNGDSAQKYDPDEFRSKCGDIGSNMNWFKSTVFYRIPRMQVRWYRIGTVLE from the coding sequence ATGAGCCAGCCGAAGGGCAGTACCTTTTTGAAAAAACTTCCTACATGGGTCCAGGAAATCTTTGGAGAAGAATCCGTAGATTCCTCACTCTCCTTCTTTTTTATCGTTTTATTAGTTTTAGCTTTTAAATCCTCAGTCTTGGACGCGAACAATATTCCTTCGGGATCCATGCTCCCAACTCTCAAGATAGGGGACTTTCTGTTCGTAAATAAAATGAGATATTCTCTCCGACTTCCTTTTACGGATATTGAACTCAAAAGATATGATGATCCCAAAAGAGGGGATATCGTAACCTTCATCCCTCCCGATGGAGCCGTCTCGCCGGAAGAGAAAGAAGGCTGGTTTCCTAAACGATTTGTAAAAAGAGTGATCGGTCTTCCGGGTGATCGTATACGTATTGTAAAGGTACTACATGAGAGAGATGGGTTTCCAACAGTCTACGGTAAAATCGAATACATGGAGAGAGGAAAAACAGACTTCTCCGCTTATGACTTCAAGGACACAGAAAAAGGAAATCTATTCGATGACCTGGACGATGACGCTGCAGTCCAATATTATCTTTTTAAAGAAAAGAAGCCAGACTTCGAACATTATGTGATCGAAGGAAATGTTCGTCCTTATAATCACGAATTCAAAGACGCGGATTGTTTCCAAGTCACAGGTTGTGTGATCCCTGATGATCATTATATGATGATGGGAGACAACCGCACAAATTCTTCCGACTCCAGATTTTGGGGATTTGTTCCAAGGGACAATATACTCGGAAAAGCAGCGTTGATCTATTTCTCCATTAACTGGAAAGATCATGTATGCGCTTATAAAAGTGCAGAAGATCTAGGACAAAATGGAGACTCTGCTCAAAAATACGATCCAGATGAATTTAGATCAAAATGTGGGGACATCGGTTCTAATATGAACTGGTTCAAGAGCACTGTATTCTATAGAATTCCGAGGATGCAGGTTCGTTGGTATCGGATTGGAACCGTATTAGAATAA
- a CDS encoding AtpZ/AtpI family protein codes for MSESDQKPPENKDGSPWQLASLGMEFTFIIIASVFIGRYLDGRFGWSPFGILFGAVFGFGYGIYYLLTRVSQFDKKD; via the coding sequence ATGAGTGAGTCGGATCAAAAACCCCCTGAAAATAAGGACGGTTCTCCTTGGCAGCTTGCTAGCCTGGGAATGGAGTTTACTTTTATCATCATTGCTTCTGTTTTTATAGGAAGGTATCTGGATGGTCGATTTGGATGGTCTCCTTTTGGGATTCTGTTCGGAGCGGTTTTCGGATTTGGTTACGGGATTTATTATCTTCTCACCAGAGTTTCCCAATTCGATAAAAAGGATTAG